Proteins from a genomic interval of Streptomyces sp. SID8374:
- a CDS encoding ABC transporter ATP-binding protein, whose protein sequence is MATTTLTKAEDRTTVEYAARLSHVSKSFAGPTGQQLVLDDISLDVAPGEFVTLLGASGCGKSTLLNLVAGLDRPSAGSIETPGGRPALMFQEHALFPWLTAGKNIELALRLRGVAKSERRTEAERLLELVRLGGAYGKRVHELSGGMRQRVAMARALAQDSQLLLMDEPFAALDAITRDVLHDELTRIWRETNASVLFVTHNVREAVRLAQRVVLLSSRPGRIARQWTVDIEQPRRIEDTAVAELSVEITEELRGEIRRHGQH, encoded by the coding sequence ATGGCGACCACCACCCTCACCAAGGCCGAGGACCGTACGACGGTCGAGTACGCCGCCCGTCTCTCGCACGTCTCGAAGTCCTTCGCCGGACCCACGGGTCAACAGCTCGTCCTGGACGACATCTCACTCGATGTCGCTCCGGGTGAGTTCGTCACCCTCCTGGGGGCCTCCGGGTGCGGTAAGTCGACGCTGCTCAACCTGGTGGCCGGACTCGACCGCCCGTCCGCGGGGTCCATCGAGACCCCCGGCGGGCGGCCGGCCCTGATGTTCCAGGAGCACGCCCTCTTCCCGTGGCTGACCGCGGGCAAGAACATCGAACTGGCCCTGCGGCTGCGCGGGGTCGCCAAGTCGGAGCGCCGTACCGAGGCCGAGCGGCTGCTCGAACTCGTCCGCCTCGGCGGCGCGTACGGCAAGCGGGTGCACGAGCTGTCCGGCGGTATGCGGCAGCGGGTCGCGATGGCCCGCGCGCTCGCCCAGGACAGCCAACTGCTGCTGATGGACGAGCCGTTCGCGGCGCTGGACGCCATCACCCGCGATGTGCTGCACGACGAGCTGACCCGGATCTGGCGCGAGACGAACGCCTCGGTCCTCTTCGTCACGCACAACGTGCGCGAGGCCGTACGGCTCGCGCAGCGCGTCGTGCTGCTGTCGTCCCGGCCGGGCCGGATCGCCCGGCAGTGGACGGTCGACATCGAGCAGCCGCGCCGCATCGAGGACACCGCCGTGGCGGAGCTGTCCGTCGAGATCACCGAAGAACTGCGTGGGGAGATCCGCCGACATGGCCAGCACTGA
- a CDS encoding iron chelate uptake ABC transporter family permease subunit — protein sequence MTRPARWRPALLVAVLAAVLVVLCLLSLGLGALQIPPGEVLKALVGRPTGPRVEDVIWSVRVPRTALGLAAGAALGLSGCVMQALTRNPLADPGILGVSAGAAFAIVLAAGVAGIGSLLGYIWFAFAGAMAASIVVYLLGRMGRSGSTPVKLALAGVAVTAVLSSLTSAVVLTDPAALDRFRFWSAGSLANQDASTVLRILPFLGLGALLALASAPALNSLALGDDVAASLGRKLGLVRLQGVVAVTLLTGAAVAVIGPVVFIGLVVPHVARALAQSAGLGPDHRWLLPLSAALAAGLLLGADVLGRVIARPVEVQAGIIVAFIGGPFFIALVRRRRLAEV from the coding sequence GGTGCTCTGCCTGCTCTCGCTCGGTCTCGGCGCCCTCCAGATCCCGCCCGGCGAGGTCCTCAAGGCGCTCGTCGGCCGCCCGACCGGACCCCGTGTCGAGGACGTCATCTGGTCGGTGCGCGTGCCGCGTACGGCCCTGGGGCTGGCCGCCGGTGCCGCACTCGGGCTCTCCGGCTGTGTGATGCAGGCGCTGACCCGCAACCCGCTGGCCGACCCGGGCATCCTCGGGGTGAGCGCCGGGGCCGCGTTCGCCATCGTGCTCGCCGCCGGGGTCGCCGGGATCGGCTCGCTGCTCGGCTACATCTGGTTCGCGTTCGCCGGAGCCATGGCGGCGAGCATCGTCGTCTATCTGCTGGGGCGGATGGGGCGTTCGGGGTCCACGCCGGTGAAGCTGGCCCTCGCCGGGGTCGCCGTCACCGCCGTGCTCTCCTCGCTGACCAGCGCCGTCGTCCTCACCGACCCGGCCGCCCTGGACCGCTTCCGCTTCTGGTCGGCGGGCTCGCTCGCCAACCAGGACGCCTCCACCGTGCTGCGCATCCTGCCCTTCCTCGGCCTCGGCGCCCTCCTCGCGCTGGCGAGCGCCCCCGCCCTCAACAGCCTCGCCCTCGGCGACGACGTGGCCGCATCGCTCGGCCGCAAGCTCGGCCTCGTCCGCCTCCAGGGCGTCGTCGCCGTCACCCTCCTCACCGGGGCGGCGGTCGCGGTGATCGGCCCCGTCGTCTTCATCGGCCTGGTCGTCCCGCATGTCGCCCGGGCCCTCGCCCAGTCCGCCGGACTCGGCCCGGACCACCGCTGGCTGCTGCCGCTCTCGGCCGCGCTGGCCGCCGGGCTGCTGCTCGGGGCGGACGTCCTCGGCCGGGTGATCGCCCGGCCCGTGGAGGTCCAGGCCGGGATCATCGTCGCTTTCATCGGCGGCCCGTTCTTCATCGCCCTGGTCCGCCGACGCCGGCTCGCGGAGGTATGA
- the cysD gene encoding sulfate adenylyltransferase subunit CysD: MSTVTSVPEGTVNPYALSHLDSLESEAVHIFREVAGEFERPVILFSGGKDSIVMLHLALKAFAPAPVPFTLLHVDTGHNFPEVLEYRDRTVKKHGLRLHVASVQEYIDAGKLRERPDGTRNPLQTVPLTEAIQQHRFDAVFGGGRRDEEKARAKERVFSLRDEFSQWDPRRQRPELWQLYNGRHAPGEHVRVFPISNWTELDVWQYIEREGIELPEIYFAHEREVFSRNGMWLTAGGWGGPKEHETTETRLVRYRTVGDMSCTGAVDSDATTLEAVITEIAASRLTERGATRADDKMSEAAMEDRKREGYF, encoded by the coding sequence GTGAGCACCGTCACCAGCGTGCCGGAGGGCACGGTCAACCCGTACGCGCTCAGCCACCTGGACTCCCTGGAGTCCGAGGCGGTCCACATCTTCCGTGAGGTGGCGGGGGAGTTCGAGCGGCCGGTGATCCTCTTCTCCGGCGGCAAGGACTCCATCGTCATGCTGCACCTGGCGCTGAAGGCGTTCGCGCCCGCGCCGGTGCCGTTCACGCTGCTGCACGTGGACACCGGGCACAACTTCCCCGAGGTCCTGGAGTACCGCGACCGTACGGTGAAGAAGCACGGGCTGCGGCTCCATGTCGCCTCCGTGCAGGAGTACATCGACGCCGGGAAGCTCCGCGAGCGCCCCGACGGCACCCGCAACCCGCTCCAGACCGTCCCGCTCACCGAGGCGATCCAGCAGCACCGCTTCGACGCGGTGTTCGGCGGCGGGCGGCGCGACGAGGAGAAGGCGCGCGCCAAGGAGCGGGTCTTCTCGCTGCGCGACGAGTTCTCGCAGTGGGACCCGCGCCGCCAGCGCCCCGAGCTGTGGCAGCTCTACAACGGCCGGCACGCTCCCGGTGAGCACGTCCGGGTCTTCCCGATCTCCAACTGGACCGAGCTGGACGTCTGGCAGTACATCGAGCGCGAGGGCATCGAACTCCCGGAGATCTACTTCGCCCATGAGCGCGAGGTCTTCTCCCGCAACGGCATGTGGCTGACGGCCGGCGGCTGGGGCGGCCCCAAGGAGCACGAGACCACCGAGACCCGCCTGGTGCGCTACCGCACGGTCGGCGACATGTCCTGCACCGGCGCCGTCGACTCCGACGCCACCACGCTGGAGGCCGTGATCACCGAGATCGCCGCCTCCCGGCTCACCGAGCGGGGCGCGACCCGCGCCGACGACAAGATGTCCGAGGCCGCGATGGAAGACCGCAAGCGCGAGGGGTACTTCTGA
- a CDS encoding GTP-binding protein, translated as MTTPILSALSAEQLSATTLLRFATAGSVDDGKSTLVGRLLHDSKSILTDQLEAVEQVSLSRGQEAPDLALLTDGLRAEREQGITIDVAYRYFATARRRFILADTPGHVQYTRNMVTGASTAELAVVLVDARNGVVEQTRRHAAVAALLRVPHVVLAVNKMDLVEYAEPVFAAIAEEFTAYAASLGVPEITAIPISALAGDNVVEPSAHMDWYGGPTVLEHLETVPVSHDLTACHARFPVQYVIRPQTAEHPDYRGYAGQIAAGVFRVGESVSVLPSGRTTTITGIDALGESVDIAWAPQSVTLRLADDIDISRGDLIAPADDAPPVTQDVEATVCHVADQPLSVGQRVLLKHTTRTVKAIVKDIPSRLTLDDLSQHPAPGQLVANDIGRVVVRTAEPLALDAYADSRRTGSFLLIDPADGTTLSAGMAGAAFATAPEPVVADDDAEWDF; from the coding sequence ATGACCACACCCATCCTCTCGGCTCTCTCCGCCGAGCAGCTGTCGGCCACCACCCTGCTGAGGTTCGCCACCGCCGGGTCGGTCGACGACGGCAAGTCCACCCTCGTGGGACGTCTGCTGCACGACTCCAAGTCGATCCTCACGGACCAGCTGGAGGCCGTGGAGCAGGTGTCGCTGAGCCGCGGCCAGGAGGCGCCGGACCTGGCGCTGCTGACCGACGGGCTGCGGGCCGAGCGCGAGCAGGGCATCACCATCGATGTCGCCTACCGCTACTTCGCCACCGCCCGGCGCCGGTTCATCCTCGCGGACACCCCGGGCCATGTGCAGTACACCCGCAACATGGTGACGGGCGCCTCCACCGCCGAGCTGGCCGTGGTCCTGGTCGACGCCCGCAACGGGGTCGTGGAGCAGACCCGCCGCCACGCCGCCGTCGCCGCGCTGCTGCGCGTCCCGCACGTGGTGCTGGCCGTCAACAAGATGGACCTGGTCGAGTACGCGGAGCCTGTATTCGCCGCGATAGCCGAGGAGTTCACCGCGTACGCCGCCTCCCTCGGCGTCCCGGAGATCACCGCGATCCCCATCTCGGCGCTGGCCGGGGACAACGTGGTGGAGCCGTCGGCGCACATGGACTGGTACGGCGGGCCCACCGTCCTGGAGCACTTGGAGACGGTCCCGGTCAGCCATGACCTCACCGCCTGCCACGCGCGCTTCCCCGTGCAGTACGTGATCCGCCCGCAGACCGCCGAGCACCCCGACTACCGGGGGTACGCCGGTCAGATCGCCGCCGGGGTCTTCCGCGTCGGCGAGTCCGTCTCCGTACTCCCCTCGGGGCGCACCACCACGATCACCGGCATCGACGCGCTCGGCGAGAGCGTGGACATCGCCTGGGCGCCGCAGTCGGTGACGCTCCGGCTGGCCGACGACATCGACATCTCGCGCGGCGACCTGATCGCCCCGGCCGATGACGCGCCGCCGGTCACCCAGGACGTCGAGGCGACCGTCTGCCATGTGGCCGACCAGCCGCTCTCGGTGGGCCAGCGGGTGCTGCTGAAGCACACCACCCGTACGGTCAAGGCGATCGTCAAGGACATCCCGTCCCGGCTCACCCTGGACGACCTCTCCCAGCACCCGGCGCCCGGGCAGCTGGTCGCCAACGACATCGGCCGGGTCGTCGTGCGGACCGCCGAGCCGCTCGCACTGGACGCGTACGCCGACTCCCGGCGTACCGGATCGTTCCTGCTGATCGACCCGGCGGACGGTACGACGCTGAGCGCCGGCATGGCGGGCGCCGCGTTCGCCACGGCCCCGGAACCGGTCGTGGCCGACGACGACGCCGAATGGGACTTCTGA
- a CDS encoding sirohydrochlorin chelatase codes for MSHPVLLVIAHGSRDPRHAATVHALTERVRAQRPGLRVETGFLEFNAPSVPRVLERLAAEGADEVIALPLLLTRAFHAKTDIPSVLREARARLPRLHIRQSDVLGPSPLLNATLERRLREAGVRPGDLPRTGLVLASAGSSDPEAIAVIAEIARELRHTGWCAVRPAFASASLPRTEDAVRALRAEGVDRVAVAPYVIAPGRLPDRITAGAEAAGADVLADVLGPAPELARLLLDRYDEARVTVRASLSA; via the coding sequence ATGTCCCACCCCGTCCTCCTCGTCATCGCCCACGGCAGCCGCGACCCTCGGCACGCCGCGACCGTGCACGCGCTCACCGAGCGGGTACGGGCGCAGCGGCCGGGGCTGCGCGTGGAGACCGGGTTCCTGGAGTTCAACGCCCCTTCCGTGCCCCGGGTGCTGGAGCGCCTGGCCGCGGAGGGGGCCGACGAGGTCATCGCCCTGCCGCTCCTCCTGACCCGGGCGTTCCACGCCAAGACCGACATCCCCTCGGTCCTGCGCGAGGCCCGCGCCCGGCTGCCGAGGCTGCACATCCGGCAGTCCGACGTGCTCGGCCCCTCCCCGCTGCTCAACGCCACCCTGGAGCGGCGGCTGCGGGAGGCCGGGGTCCGCCCCGGCGACCTCCCCCGGACCGGGCTCGTCCTGGCCTCGGCGGGATCATCCGACCCGGAGGCGATCGCAGTGATCGCTGAAATCGCGCGGGAGCTGCGGCACACCGGTTGGTGCGCCGTGCGGCCTGCGTTCGCCTCCGCATCCCTTCCCCGCACCGAGGACGCGGTACGGGCCCTGCGCGCCGAGGGCGTCGACCGGGTGGCGGTGGCCCCGTACGTCATCGCCCCCGGCCGCCTCCCGGACCGCATCACGGCGGGCGCCGAGGCGGCCGGCGCGGACGTGCTGGCCGATGTCCTGGGCCCGGCGCCGGAGTTGGCGCGGCTGCTGCTGGACCGGTACGACGAGGCGCGGGTGACGGTGAGGGCTTCGCTGTCGGCGTGA
- the cysC gene encoding adenylyl-sulfate kinase → MTTDQESSMSVTETGATIWLTGLPSAGKTTIAYELAGRLRTEGHKVEVLDGDEIRQFLSAGLGFSREDRHTNVARIGFVAELLAANGVKVLVPVIAPFADSREAVRKRHAAESTTYLEVHVATPVEVCSVRDVKGLYAKQAAGEISGLTGVDDPYEAPESPDLRIESHQQTVQESAAALHALLTERGLA, encoded by the coding sequence ATGACGACTGATCAGGAGAGTTCGATGAGCGTGACGGAGACGGGAGCCACGATCTGGCTGACCGGTCTGCCGAGCGCGGGCAAGACCACCATCGCGTACGAGCTGGCGGGCCGGCTGCGGACCGAGGGCCACAAGGTGGAGGTACTCGACGGCGACGAGATCCGGCAGTTCCTCTCCGCGGGCCTCGGCTTCTCCCGCGAGGACCGGCACACCAACGTGGCCCGGATCGGCTTCGTCGCCGAACTCCTCGCCGCCAACGGCGTGAAGGTGCTCGTCCCCGTCATCGCCCCGTTCGCCGACAGCCGCGAGGCCGTGCGCAAGCGGCACGCCGCCGAGTCCACCACCTACCTGGAGGTGCACGTGGCGACGCCCGTCGAGGTGTGCTCCGTACGGGATGTGAAGGGTCTTTACGCCAAACAGGCGGCGGGCGAGATCAGCGGTCTCACCGGGGTCGACGACCCCTACGAGGCGCCCGAATCGCCCGATCTGCGCATCGAATCGCACCAGCAGACCGTGCAGGAGTCAGCGGCGGCGCTCCACGCGCTGCTCACCGAGAGGGGCCTGGCGTGA
- a CDS encoding ABC transporter permease, with the protein MASTDITSDRKRPDGAAGPVDAKPDDLAGLEAGLDALDAVQIRRTPVREVLQSKVLPPVVAVALVLIVWELLVRAEVTEVYKLPPPSAVWDSAKDLWLKGTLLEVVWTSVSRGLLGFLLAVAIGTPLGLLVARVKLIRAAIGPILAGLQSLPSVAWVAPAVIWLGLNDSMMYAVILLGAVPSIANGLVSGVDQVPPLFLRAGRTLGATGIRGTWHIVLPAALPGYLSGLKQGWAFSWRSLMAAEIIASSPELGLGLGQLLENGRSNFDMPGIFLSILLILFVGIAIDLLIFSPLERWVLRSRGLLVKN; encoded by the coding sequence ATGGCCAGCACTGACATCACGTCCGACCGGAAACGGCCGGACGGGGCGGCCGGCCCCGTCGACGCGAAGCCGGACGACCTGGCCGGTCTGGAGGCCGGTCTCGACGCGCTGGACGCGGTGCAGATCCGCCGCACCCCGGTGCGCGAGGTCCTCCAGAGCAAGGTGCTGCCGCCCGTGGTGGCGGTGGCGCTGGTCCTGATCGTCTGGGAGCTGCTGGTCCGGGCCGAGGTCACCGAGGTCTACAAGCTGCCGCCGCCGTCGGCGGTGTGGGACAGCGCGAAGGACCTGTGGCTCAAGGGCACGCTCCTCGAGGTCGTCTGGACCAGCGTCTCGCGCGGTCTGCTGGGCTTCCTCCTCGCGGTGGCCATCGGTACGCCGCTGGGGCTGCTGGTCGCCCGGGTGAAGCTGATCCGGGCCGCGATCGGGCCGATCCTGGCCGGGCTCCAGTCGCTGCCGTCGGTCGCGTGGGTGGCCCCGGCGGTCATCTGGCTCGGGCTGAACGACAGCATGATGTACGCGGTGATCCTGCTGGGTGCGGTGCCCTCGATCGCCAACGGGCTGGTCTCGGGCGTGGACCAGGTGCCGCCGCTGTTCCTGAGGGCGGGCCGCACGCTGGGCGCGACCGGCATCCGGGGCACCTGGCACATCGTGCTCCCGGCCGCGCTGCCCGGTTATCTCTCGGGCCTCAAGCAGGGCTGGGCGTTCTCCTGGCGTTCGCTGATGGCCGCCGAGATCATCGCCTCCTCGCCCGAACTGGGTCTGGGGCTCGGTCAGTTGCTGGAGAACGGCCGCAGCAACTTCGACATGCCCGGGATCTTCCTCTCGATCCTGCTCATCCTGTTCGTCGGCATCGCGATCGACCTGCTGATCTTCAGTCCGCTGGAGCGGTGGGTGCTGCGCAGCCGCGGTCTCCTCGTCAAGAACTGA
- a CDS encoding iron chelate uptake ABC transporter family permease subunit: protein MTVTTPSLSSKTAPRPFRLAFPPVSGTLRPRQLAVCAALVVAVFVALCWNVSIGEYGIPLTDVARALTGSGDPGTLLVVQELRLPRAMTGLLAGLAFGMSGALFQTMTRNPLASPDMIGLTQGAGTAVVAGIVLGWDFGLGTQALGLLGALASALLVYGLAWRRGTTGYRIILVGIGVSWVCLSITDFLLARGGRFQAQAALGWLVGNLNGRDWQQAAPLAASLVVLVPAALLIGRLMRTLQLGDDVAKGLGTRVQAVRLTVLLTGVGLVAFATAAAGPVAFVALAAPQIAQRLCRTAWPPPLAGGLTGAAIVLASDVLARELIPGTELPVGIVTGVLGAPVLLWLLIRVNRAGSGG from the coding sequence ATGACCGTGACCACGCCTTCCCTGAGCTCCAAGACCGCTCCCCGCCCCTTCCGGCTGGCCTTCCCGCCCGTCTCCGGCACCCTGCGCCCCCGCCAACTCGCCGTCTGCGCGGCCCTCGTGGTCGCCGTGTTCGTGGCGCTGTGCTGGAACGTCTCCATCGGCGAGTACGGCATCCCGCTCACCGATGTCGCCCGCGCCCTGACCGGTTCCGGCGACCCGGGCACCCTCCTCGTCGTCCAGGAACTGCGGCTGCCCCGCGCCATGACCGGGCTGCTCGCGGGCCTCGCGTTCGGCATGTCCGGGGCCCTGTTCCAGACGATGACCCGCAACCCGCTCGCCAGCCCCGACATGATCGGCCTCACCCAGGGCGCCGGGACCGCCGTCGTCGCGGGCATCGTCCTCGGCTGGGACTTCGGCCTCGGCACCCAGGCCCTCGGCCTGCTCGGCGCCCTCGCCAGCGCGCTCCTCGTCTACGGGCTCGCCTGGCGGCGCGGCACCACCGGCTACCGCATCATCCTCGTCGGCATCGGCGTCTCCTGGGTCTGCCTCAGCATCACCGACTTCCTGCTCGCCCGGGGCGGCCGCTTCCAGGCACAGGCCGCGCTCGGCTGGCTCGTCGGCAACCTCAACGGCCGCGACTGGCAGCAGGCCGCGCCCCTGGCCGCCTCGCTCGTCGTGCTGGTGCCCGCCGCCCTGCTGATCGGCCGGCTGATGCGTACGCTGCAACTCGGCGACGACGTCGCCAAGGGGCTCGGCACCCGCGTCCAGGCCGTCCGCCTCACCGTCCTGCTCACCGGCGTCGGCCTGGTCGCCTTCGCCACGGCGGCCGCAGGGCCCGTCGCGTTCGTGGCGCTCGCGGCCCCGCAGATCGCGCAGCGCCTCTGCCGTACGGCCTGGCCGCCGCCGCTCGCCGGCGGACTCACCGGCGCCGCCATCGTCCTCGCGTCCGACGTCCTGGCACGCGAACTGATCCCCGGCACCGAACTGCCCGTCGGGATCGTCACCGGAGTGCTCGGCGCCCCGGTGCTGCTCTGGCTGCTCATCCGCGTCAACCGCGCGGGCTCAGGAGGCTGA
- a CDS encoding DsbA family protein: MSTHDRTTVDFYFDPACPFAWIASRWILEVEQLRDLDLRFRPMSLYLHNQGNELAPWYRELVDKSIGPVRVAVAASAAHGDGVLRDLYTALGTRIHQHKEEDFDAVIAASLAELGLPAALSEAAHSTAYDEEVARSHDAGKDPEQDAYVGTPTIHVDGTVWFGPVLNAIPRGEKAAELFDSFRVLANHEGFFELKRARSGGLSYE, encoded by the coding sequence ATGAGCACCCACGACCGCACGACCGTCGATTTCTACTTCGACCCCGCCTGCCCGTTCGCCTGGATCGCCTCCCGCTGGATCCTGGAGGTGGAGCAGCTGCGCGACCTCGACCTCCGCTTCCGCCCCATGAGCCTGTACCTGCACAACCAGGGCAACGAACTGGCCCCCTGGTACCGCGAGTTGGTCGACAAGTCGATCGGCCCGGTCCGGGTCGCCGTCGCCGCGTCCGCCGCCCACGGCGACGGCGTCCTCCGGGACCTCTACACCGCGCTCGGCACCCGCATCCACCAGCACAAGGAGGAGGACTTCGACGCGGTCATCGCCGCCTCCCTCGCCGAACTGGGCCTTCCCGCCGCCCTGTCGGAGGCCGCGCACTCGACGGCGTACGACGAAGAGGTGGCCCGCAGCCACGACGCGGGCAAGGACCCGGAGCAGGACGCGTACGTGGGCACACCGACGATCCACGTCGACGGCACGGTCTGGTTCGGCCCGGTCCTGAACGCGATCCCGCGCGGCGAGAAGGCGGCCGAACTCTTCGACAGCTTCCGGGTCCTCGCCAACCACGAGGGCTTCTTCGAGCTCAAGCGGGCACGGTCGGGGGGCCTGTCCTACGAGTGA
- a CDS encoding aliphatic sulfonate ABC transporter substrate-binding protein, giving the protein MPAPRSTVRRSIAAVAALPLLALAATACGYGSDAKDDDAKKANVSSGEKKLSADTVKIGYFPNLTHATALVGIQEGTIQKELGGTKVESTTFNAGPSEIEALNAGSIDIGFIGPSPAINAYVKSQGKGLRIVAGSASGGVKLVVNPEKIKTLDDLKGKRIATPQIGNTQDVAFLNWISEKGWKVDPQSGKGDVSVVRSDNKVTPDAYKSGSLDGAWVPEPTASKLVSEGAKVLLDEKDLWPDKKFVITHIIVSQKFLDAHPDVVEAVIKGSVSTNKWINANPEEAKASANKALEKLSGKPLPQEILDPAWESVEFTNDPLATTLKTQAGYSVKAGLLENPKLEGIYDLGPLNKILKAEGQTEVSDAGLGVK; this is encoded by the coding sequence GTGCCTGCCCCCCGTTCCACCGTTCGCCGCTCCATCGCCGCTGTCGCGGCCCTGCCGCTGCTCGCCCTGGCCGCCACCGCCTGCGGTTACGGTTCCGACGCCAAGGACGACGACGCGAAGAAGGCGAACGTCTCCAGCGGTGAGAAGAAGCTCTCCGCGGACACCGTGAAGATCGGCTACTTCCCGAACCTCACGCACGCCACCGCCCTGGTCGGCATCCAGGAAGGCACCATCCAGAAGGAGCTGGGCGGCACCAAGGTCGAGTCCACGACCTTCAACGCCGGGCCCTCCGAGATCGAGGCGCTGAACGCCGGATCGATCGACATCGGCTTCATCGGCCCCTCCCCCGCCATCAACGCCTACGTCAAGTCCCAGGGCAAGGGGCTGCGGATCGTGGCGGGTTCGGCCTCCGGCGGGGTGAAGCTGGTCGTCAACCCGGAGAAGATCAAGACCCTGGACGACCTCAAGGGCAAGCGGATCGCGACACCGCAGATCGGCAACACGCAGGACGTGGCCTTCCTCAACTGGATCTCCGAGAAGGGCTGGAAGGTCGACCCGCAGAGCGGCAAGGGCGACGTCTCCGTGGTCCGCTCGGACAACAAGGTGACGCCCGACGCCTACAAGTCCGGTTCGCTGGACGGCGCGTGGGTCCCGGAGCCGACCGCGTCCAAGCTGGTCTCCGAGGGCGCGAAGGTGCTCCTCGACGAGAAGGACCTGTGGCCGGACAAGAAGTTCGTGATCACGCACATCATCGTGTCGCAGAAGTTCCTCGACGCGCACCCCGACGTCGTCGAGGCCGTGATCAAGGGTTCGGTCTCCACCAACAAGTGGATCAACGCCAACCCGGAGGAGGCCAAGGCCTCCGCCAACAAGGCGCTGGAGAAGCTGAGCGGCAAGCCGCTGCCGCAGGAGATCCTCGACCCGGCGTGGGAGTCCGTCGAGTTCACCAACGACCCGCTGGCCACCACGCTGAAGACGCAGGCGGGGTACTCGGTGAAGGCCGGTCTGCTGGAGAACCCGAAGCTGGAGGGCATCTACGACCTGGGCCCGCTGAACAAGATCCTCAAGGCCGAGGGTCAGACCGAGGTCTCCGACGCCGGTCTCGGCGTCAAGTAA
- a CDS encoding ABC transporter ATP-binding protein yields MSTAEPDLRAQDLHLGYDDRAVVSGLDLAVPPGRITAIVGANACGKSTLLRALARLLAPREGAVSLDGRALHAIPTRELAQQLGILPQSPVAPEGLTVIDLVNRGRSPHQTWWRQWTKADEQAVHDALAATGTTDLADRAVDELSGGQRQRAWIAMAVAQGTPVLLLDEPTTYLDLAHQIDVLDLVVDLNRREGRTIVMVLHDLNQACRYADHVIAMKKGSIVAEGAPADVITAATVEDVFGLRCQVTTDPVSRTPLVIPVGRHHTPEPDGPGKTLA; encoded by the coding sequence ATGTCCACCGCCGAACCCGACCTGAGGGCACAGGACTTGCACCTCGGATACGACGACCGGGCCGTCGTATCCGGCCTCGACCTGGCGGTCCCGCCCGGCCGGATCACCGCCATCGTCGGCGCCAACGCCTGCGGGAAGTCGACCCTGTTGCGCGCCCTGGCCCGGCTGCTGGCCCCGCGCGAAGGAGCGGTCAGTCTGGACGGCCGGGCCCTGCACGCCATCCCCACCCGGGAGTTGGCCCAGCAGCTCGGCATCCTCCCGCAGTCACCCGTCGCCCCCGAGGGCCTCACCGTCATCGACCTGGTGAACCGGGGCCGCTCCCCGCACCAGACGTGGTGGCGGCAGTGGACCAAGGCGGACGAGCAGGCGGTGCACGACGCGCTCGCCGCCACCGGCACCACCGACCTGGCCGACCGTGCGGTGGACGAACTCTCCGGCGGCCAGCGCCAGCGCGCCTGGATCGCCATGGCCGTCGCCCAGGGCACCCCGGTCCTCCTCCTCGACGAGCCGACGACGTACCTCGACCTCGCCCATCAGATCGACGTCCTGGACCTCGTCGTCGACCTCAACCGCCGCGAGGGACGCACGATCGTCATGGTCCTGCACGACCTCAACCAGGCCTGCCGGTACGCCGATCACGTCATCGCGATGAAGAAGGGCAGCATCGTCGCCGAGGGCGCCCCCGCCGACGTCATCACCGCCGCCACCGTCGAGGACGTCTTCGGCCTCCGCTGCCAGGTCACCACGGACCCGGTCAGCCGCACCCCGCTGGTGATCCCGGTCGGCCGCCACCACACCCCGGAGCCGGACGGGCCCGGGAAGACACTCGCCTGA